The following are encoded together in the Ictidomys tridecemlineatus isolate mIctTri1 chromosome X, mIctTri1.hap1, whole genome shotgun sequence genome:
- the LOC120889690 gene encoding uncharacterized protein LOC120889690, which produces MRCRSYPQALVHRRAREHHRLPPANSMTPASQGQPHAACWWYVSFLEKAEKWNLHTQKLASGALEVRLGMLGTWGHLESRHFPAPNICMAGPDVTEVGGVGARFLEQAPVPGRVVATPTAAFFPAS; this is translated from the exons ATGCGGTGCAGAAGCTACCCACAAGCTCTCGTGCATCGGAGGGCGAGAGAGCACCACCGACTGCCTCCCGCTAACAGTATGACCCCAGCGAGCCAAGGCCAGCCGCATGCAGCCTGCTGGTGGTATGTCAG CTTCCTCGAAAAAGCGGAGAAGTGGAATCTGCACACCCAGAAACTCGCTTCAGGAGCCTTAGAAGTCCGACTGGGCATGCTCGGAACTTGGGGGCACCTCGAATCGAGGCACTTTCCAGCCCCTAACATCTGCATGGCTGGGCCAGATGTGACCGAAGTGGGAGGCGTTGGCGCCCGCTTCTTGGAGCAGGCTCCTGTTCCGGGAAGGGTGGTGGCGACGCCCACAGCAGCCTTCTTCCCGGCTTCCTAG